The DNA region TCATGAGTGCCCGGGACAACCGGGAACGAAATGCGGATGTAGCGCAGTTGGTAGCGCACAACCTTGCCAAGGTTGGGGTCGCGAGTTCGAGTCTCGTCATCCGCTCGAGTGCAGTAGGTCTTCTTCGGAAGGTCTGCCGCACGTGGGGTCAATCCACACGGTGGCGTGGCCGAGCGGCTAGGCACCGGCCTGCAAAGCCGTTTACACGGGTTCGAATCCCGTCGCCACCTCACGGAAAACTGAAAAGCCCCAACGGGCGCGATTGGCGCAGCGGTAGCGCGCTTCCCTGACACGGAAGAGGTCACTGGTTCGATCCCAGTATCGCGCACACTGAAACCCCCGGATCTCCGGGGGTTTTTTCGTGTCTCGAAAGTCTCTCGTACTCCGAGGATGTCGCATCGGTTTCCGAAGCTGGCCGTTCCTCGTCGGGGGAGTGCCGCCCGCCGCTGCGGGCGTGCCCGGATGGGCCCGGGCACGCCCGCAGCCGATCACGTCAGAAGCGTGTCGCCGATGAATCCGTCTTCCGCGCATCCCGGCGGGATCGCGAACACGGCGGAGCCGATCGGCACGGTCCACTCGTTCAGCAGGTCGAGCTCGTCGAGCCGGCGCTGCATCGGGATGAACTGCCGCTCGACGTCGGCTTGGAACGAGACGAAGATCAGCCCCGACTCGGAGACCTCGGCGCCGATCGGACGCTCGTCGTAGTTGTACGCGCGCCGGAAGATGCGCTCCTCCCCGTCGCCGCGGGCCCGCCGGATATGTGCGAACTGCGGGATCACGGGGAACCCTATCGACGTCGTCGCCTCGAAATCGGGTTCGTCGAACTCGTCCGTCCCCGTCAACGGTGCCCCGTTGGCGAGTGTTCGCCCCACAGAGGCATCGCGGCCGCCGCGGTCCAGGCGGTCCCACTTGTCGAGGTCCATGCGGATGCGGCGGATCACCATGCCGGTGCCGCCTGCCAGCCAGCCGTCCGCACTCCACACGACCTCGTCGAAGTCCGGTGTGCCCGGTTCGGGGTTGGTCGTGCCGTCCACCTGTCCGAAGAGGTTGCGCATCGTCGTCCCGGGGCGTTCCGTGCCGTACGCGCGGCGGAACCCCTGCTGCGTCCATCGGATGCTCGCGAAGCCGCGGGCGTCCTTCAGGAGCATCCGTGTCGCGTGGGCAACCGTCAACGGATCGTCCCCGGCGATCTGCAACAGCAGGTCTCCATCCGAGAATTCCGGTCGCAGTTGATCCACCCCGAAAGCCGGGAGCGGTGCGAGCCACGCAGGGCCGGAGCCCGCGGCGCGCGCGACGAGACCGGGTCCGAAGCCGAAGGTGATCGTGAGCCGCGCCGGCGAGAGCGCGAGCTCCGGCTCGGAATCGGCGAGGGCGGGGAGCCCCTGCGTCAGACGAGCCGCGTCGTCCGTCAGGATCCGCATCAGGCGAGTGAGCCCGTCGCGGTCCACATCCTCGCGGAGATCGAGCCCGAGGAAGACACCGTGGGCTTGCGCCGCGGTGTCGACACCGGCTTGGTGGGTGCCGAAGAACGGAACGGTCTGCTCGCCGTTCATCGGCGTGGAGACCGGCTTCGCACCGTTCTCCTGACTGTTCAGGGCGAGGTCCACTCCGACGGCCGCGACCGCGCCGACGCCGGCGACGGCTCCCCCGAGGAGGAACTGTCGCCGGGTCGACCCGGCGCGGCGGGAGCGGGCGCCCTCGGCGGGCGCCGACATCACTGCCCCGAGCCGTCTTGCTCTTCGCCGCCCTCGTAGTTCTCGTTCGCGCCGGAGTAGTCCTTGACGGGAGCGGTGAACTCATACGTGGAGTCGTCGGAGAACGTGAGGGTGAAGGTCACGTCGCTGCCTGCCGTGAGAGGACCGGTCAGGTCCATCATCATGATGTGGTTGCCTCCCGGCTCCAGGGCGAGCTTCCCGCCGGCGGGAATGACGAACCCGCCGTCCTTCTCGCGCATCACCATCTCACCGGCCTCGTTCTCGACCGTCTCGTGCAGCTCGAGCATGTTCGACGCCTCGGACGTGACGGAGACGACGGTCACGTCGTCGTCACCGCTGTTGACGAGGGTGCCGAAACCGGCGGACATGCCCTCTTCCGCCGACTTCACCCACGCATCCTCGATCGTGACGGCGTCACCGGCGGGGCGGGATGCGGATTCGGTCGGGGAGCTCTCCGGGGTGCACCCGGTGAGCGCGAGGAGGGAGACCGCGATAACGGCCGCGAGGCGGGGAAGGTTCTTGCTGGTGTTCACAATGGTGCCTTTCACAGGTCATCTGCCGCGGAACCGCCGTCTTCCGGCGGAGCGGCTGCCGTCCGAGGACGGCGGAGGAATCGGATGAGGACGAGGACGAGGACGGCCACTGCCGCCCCGCCTGCGCCGATGAGCAGCACCCTGACGGTGCCGCCGGAATCTGCTGCGTTCTGATCCGGCTGTTCTGCGGATGCCGACGGGGTCTCCGCCGCGCCGCCGGGCGCGGGGGCCGCCATCGGCTCGGCATCGCCCACGGTGAACGGGACGACGCCGGCGATCGGATGGCCGTCTTCCGACACGACCTGCCACCGCACCTGGTAGCCGGCGGTCGGCATGCCTGGCTCGAGGGGGGCGGTCACCGTGCGGCCGGCGACCGTGACGTCACCGGAGACCCAGTCCTTCCCCGAGGCGTCGACGACCAGGACGACAGCCCCGGTCAGTGACTCGTCGAGCACCAGGAGTTCACCGGAGAAGGTCATCGTGATGCTCTCCGGCCCGGCCGCCAACTGCTCGTCGGCGGCCGGGGAGCTGGAGATCAATTGATCGTGGGCGGACGCGGGCGTGGCGATCGCGAGGGTCGCGACCGTCGCCAACGCCAGCCCGGCCGCAATCCTGCGGACAGGGGACATGGGAATGGCCTCTCATCAGACGTCGCGTGAGCGACGTGCATGCATGCGTTCAGAACCCGTGCGCGAGGAACGGCGCACGGAGGTGACGCACCACAGGACCGGTGAAAGCCCAGGGCGCGGATCAGATCGCTGCGGAGAGGGGAGGAGCGCGGCCTCTGAGGGTCGCGAGGAGAACGAGATCGCCCGTGCGTGCGACGTCGAAGATGCCGCGGAGAGCGCGCGGGAGGCGGAGAGCCGGGAGGACCAGCACGTGATCGACCCGGCGGCGCAGCCATCGCCCCAGCTGCACGGCGAGGTTGCGTGCGGCGATGATCAACCGCTCGCCTCGATACAGCGCGGACACTGTCAGCAGCGCCGCGAGCGCGTGGCCCAGCCACATCGATGCGTCGGCGGTGACAGCCTCAGGGAGGCCGGGCGTCGCGGGGATCACGAGAGGCGCACCGTGCACGTGCGGGACGGAGACACCGGAGGGCGTGACGGTTCCGAGCACGAAGAGGGTGTGGAACAG from Microbacterium sp. SY138 includes:
- a CDS encoding Dyp-type peroxidase — translated: MSAPAEGARSRRAGSTRRQFLLGGAVAGVGAVAAVGVDLALNSQENGAKPVSTPMNGEQTVPFFGTHQAGVDTAAQAHGVFLGLDLREDVDRDGLTRLMRILTDDAARLTQGLPALADSEPELALSPARLTITFGFGPGLVARAAGSGPAWLAPLPAFGVDQLRPEFSDGDLLLQIAGDDPLTVAHATRMLLKDARGFASIRWTQQGFRRAYGTERPGTTMRNLFGQVDGTTNPEPGTPDFDEVVWSADGWLAGGTGMVIRRIRMDLDKWDRLDRGGRDASVGRTLANGAPLTGTDEFDEPDFEATTSIGFPVIPQFAHIRRARGDGEERIFRRAYNYDERPIGAEVSESGLIFVSFQADVERQFIPMQRRLDELDLLNEWTVPIGSAVFAIPPGCAEDGFIGDTLLT
- a CDS encoding copper chaperone PCu(A)C; translation: MKGTIVNTSKNLPRLAAVIAVSLLALTGCTPESSPTESASRPAGDAVTIEDAWVKSAEEGMSAGFGTLVNSGDDDVTVVSVTSEASNMLELHETVENEAGEMVMREKDGGFVIPAGGKLALEPGGNHIMMMDLTGPLTAGSDVTFTLTFSDDSTYEFTAPVKDYSGANENYEGGEEQDGSGQ
- a CDS encoding copper resistance CopC family protein; protein product: MSPVRRIAAGLALATVATLAIATPASAHDQLISSSPAADEQLAAGPESITMTFSGELLVLDESLTGAVVLVVDASGKDWVSGDVTVAGRTVTAPLEPGMPTAGYQVRWQVVSEDGHPIAGVVPFTVGDAEPMAAPAPGGAAETPSASAEQPDQNAADSGGTVRVLLIGAGGAAVAVLVLVLIRFLRRPRTAAAPPEDGGSAADDL